The proteins below are encoded in one region of Lactuca sativa cultivar Salinas chromosome 3, Lsat_Salinas_v11, whole genome shotgun sequence:
- the LOC111905190 gene encoding probable serine/threonine-protein phosphatase 2A regulatory subunit B'' subunit TON2 isoform X1: MMSVLDEYEGADESSVVSSMLWVRNLRRYIRSDVDLESEAMLELQTRKILLNIFKEKQRKSAKAGIIPSFYKRKPEDGSISHTVQRLAKYRFLKKQSDILLNSDDLDAMWLILRENCVIDETTGSEKVNYEDFCQIASLCTEQIGSKCYRFFSPSNFMKFGKDESGRIPILPFYLYVMRTVSLTQARIDMSELDEDSDGFLQPYEMEAYIRGLIPNLAQLCDMPTEFVQMYCHIAAHKFFFFCDPSRRGKACIKKILLSNCLQELMELHQESEEGDAENTENWFSLASAQRICDAFLDLDKDGNSTLSKEELQGYADGTLTDIFIERAFDEHVHHGKTVIGNPWEMDFESFLDFVLALDNKDTPEGLTYLFKCLDLHGRGFLTAADIHILFRDVREKWIQVGNYELCTEDIRDEIWDMVKPVDPLRITLSDLIACKQGGSIASMLIDVRGFWAHDNRENLLQEDLEPCEPDAAGRT; the protein is encoded by the exons ATGATGAGTGTTTTGGACGAGTACGAAGGCGCCGATGAATCATCGGTGGTGTCTTCGATGTTGTGGGTTCGTAACCTTCGCCGGTATATCAGATCAGATGTCGATCTTGAATCTGAAGCCATGCTGG AGCTTCAAACAAGAAAAATCTTGCTTAATATTTTTAAAGAGAAGCAGCGAAAAAGTGCAAAAGCTGGCATAATCCCAAGTTTCTATAAGAGG AAACCTGAGGATGGCTCCATTAGCCATACAGTTCAGAGGTTGGCAAAGTATCGTTTTTTAAAG AAGCAATCTGATATTTTGTTAAACTCTGATGACCTAGATGCTATGTGGCTTATCTTAAGAGAAAACTGTGTGATTGATGAAACCACTGGTTCTGAAAAg GTGAATTATGAAGACTTTTGCCAAATTGCTTCTCTATGTACTGAACAAATTGGGTCAAAGTGTTATCGTTTCTTCAGCCCTTCAAATTTCATGAAATTTGGAAAAGATGAATCAGGAAGGATTCCCATTCTTCCTTTTTATCTGTACGTAATGCGCACG GTCTCTCTTACACAAGCCAGAATTGATATGAGTGAGCTTGATGAGGATTCTGATGGTTTCCTTCAACCTTAT GAAATGGAGGCCTATATTAGAGGTCTTATTCCTAATTTGGCTCAGCTTTGTGACATGCCTACAGAATTTGTTCAAATGTATTGCCACATAGCTGCACATAAGTTCTTCTTCTTTTGCGATCCCAGTAGGCGAG GGAAGGCTTGCATAAAGAAGATTTTGCTCAGTAACTGTCTTCAAGAACTAATGGAATTGCACCAG GAAAGTGAAGAAGGTGATGCTGAAAACACCGAGAACTGGTTTTCACTAGCATCTGCACAACGAATATGTG ATGCGTTTCTTGACCTTGATAAAGATGGAAACAGCACGTTAAGCAAAGAGGAACTTCAAGGATATGCAGATGGGACGTTGACAGATATTTTTATCGAGAGAG caTTTGATGAGCATGTCCACCATGGTAAAACTGTTATTGGGAATCCTTGGGAGATGGATTTTGAGAGTTTCCTTGATTTTGTTCTTGCCCTTGATAACAAAGATACTCCCGAGGGCTTAACTTATTTATTCAAGTGTCTGGATCTTCATGGAAGGGGATTCCTCACAGCAGCTGATATTCATATTCTATTTCG GGATGTGCGTGAGAAATGGATTCAGGTGGGAAATTATGAATTATGCACTGAAGATATTCGAGATGAAATATGGGATATGGTGAAACCGGTTGATCCACTAAGAATCACACTTTCTGATTTGATAGCATGCAAACAAGGTGGTTCTATTGCTAGTATGCTTATAGATGTACGAGGGTTCTGGGCTCATGACAATAGGGAAAACCTTCTTCAAGAGGATTTAGAACCATGTGAACCCGATGCTGCTGGTCGCACCTAG
- the LOC111905190 gene encoding probable serine/threonine-protein phosphatase 2A regulatory subunit B'' subunit TON2 isoform X2 codes for MNHRWCLRCCGFVTFAGISDQMSILNLKPCWKPEDGSISHTVQRLAKYRFLKKQSDILLNSDDLDAMWLILRENCVIDETTGSEKVNYEDFCQIASLCTEQIGSKCYRFFSPSNFMKFGKDESGRIPILPFYLYVMRTVSLTQARIDMSELDEDSDGFLQPYEMEAYIRGLIPNLAQLCDMPTEFVQMYCHIAAHKFFFFCDPSRRGKACIKKILLSNCLQELMELHQESEEGDAENTENWFSLASAQRICDAFLDLDKDGNSTLSKEELQGYADGTLTDIFIERAFDEHVHHGKTVIGNPWEMDFESFLDFVLALDNKDTPEGLTYLFKCLDLHGRGFLTAADIHILFRDVREKWIQVGNYELCTEDIRDEIWDMVKPVDPLRITLSDLIACKQGGSIASMLIDVRGFWAHDNRENLLQEDLEPCEPDAAGRT; via the exons ATGAATCATCGGTGGTGTCTTCGATGTTGTGGGTTCGTAACCTTCGCCGGTATATCAGATCAGATGTCGATCTTGAATCTGAAGCCATGCTGG AAACCTGAGGATGGCTCCATTAGCCATACAGTTCAGAGGTTGGCAAAGTATCGTTTTTTAAAG AAGCAATCTGATATTTTGTTAAACTCTGATGACCTAGATGCTATGTGGCTTATCTTAAGAGAAAACTGTGTGATTGATGAAACCACTGGTTCTGAAAAg GTGAATTATGAAGACTTTTGCCAAATTGCTTCTCTATGTACTGAACAAATTGGGTCAAAGTGTTATCGTTTCTTCAGCCCTTCAAATTTCATGAAATTTGGAAAAGATGAATCAGGAAGGATTCCCATTCTTCCTTTTTATCTGTACGTAATGCGCACG GTCTCTCTTACACAAGCCAGAATTGATATGAGTGAGCTTGATGAGGATTCTGATGGTTTCCTTCAACCTTAT GAAATGGAGGCCTATATTAGAGGTCTTATTCCTAATTTGGCTCAGCTTTGTGACATGCCTACAGAATTTGTTCAAATGTATTGCCACATAGCTGCACATAAGTTCTTCTTCTTTTGCGATCCCAGTAGGCGAG GGAAGGCTTGCATAAAGAAGATTTTGCTCAGTAACTGTCTTCAAGAACTAATGGAATTGCACCAG GAAAGTGAAGAAGGTGATGCTGAAAACACCGAGAACTGGTTTTCACTAGCATCTGCACAACGAATATGTG ATGCGTTTCTTGACCTTGATAAAGATGGAAACAGCACGTTAAGCAAAGAGGAACTTCAAGGATATGCAGATGGGACGTTGACAGATATTTTTATCGAGAGAG caTTTGATGAGCATGTCCACCATGGTAAAACTGTTATTGGGAATCCTTGGGAGATGGATTTTGAGAGTTTCCTTGATTTTGTTCTTGCCCTTGATAACAAAGATACTCCCGAGGGCTTAACTTATTTATTCAAGTGTCTGGATCTTCATGGAAGGGGATTCCTCACAGCAGCTGATATTCATATTCTATTTCG GGATGTGCGTGAGAAATGGATTCAGGTGGGAAATTATGAATTATGCACTGAAGATATTCGAGATGAAATATGGGATATGGTGAAACCGGTTGATCCACTAAGAATCACACTTTCTGATTTGATAGCATGCAAACAAGGTGGTTCTATTGCTAGTATGCTTATAGATGTACGAGGGTTCTGGGCTCATGACAATAGGGAAAACCTTCTTCAAGAGGATTTAGAACCATGTGAACCCGATGCTGCTGGTCGCACCTAG
- the LOC111905236 gene encoding putative E3 ubiquitin-protein ligase RF298 yields the protein MASVVAKPCSNSSSSSSSHVSAVAMVQENGSRNKRKFRADPPPVTDPSKTSSPSHSECLGYEFSAENFNGCDMCSFSHENTDPVELDLGLSCSVSVGGTCEGGRNHNINRAEIEASDEFHDADWSDLTESQLEELVLANLDTIFKSAINKIVSFGYTKEVATNAVLRSGLCYGCKDAVSNIVNNTLVFLRNGQEVDSSREHQFEDLQQMEKYILAELVCVVREVRPFFSTGDAMWCLLVSDMNVSHACTMDSESLSSSSSSNMVGDVSDPNSTQTQPRKEVNSSESQNPNHSSLCPHKSASEPQPPVMTSCGHNNSSFSSPPVKPKTPFVLNRFASEKENHVSKCKSQNHEEKFVSGRKITGISKRESILRQKSVHLEKSYRTYGSKGSSRTGKLTNFGGLLLDKKLKSVSESTGINLKNLSLKINKGVAPQPQRSDFNTETCGNSNPPTLPKTHNNPPASASASASETELSLSNPPKQNDVHVSSNPSFSAIPYDKWISHAKKDETIMKLVPRVHELQNQLQEWTEWANQKVMQAARRLGKDKAELKTLKLEKEEVERLKKEKQTLEENTMKKLSEMENALCKASGQVERANSAVRRLKVENSNLRHEMEAANLRAAESAASCEEVSKREKKTLMQFQSWEKLKSLIQEELIAEKRKFTQLQQDLQVAKQQQDQLESRWKQEEKAKEELVREANSYRIGRLEAESSAKLRNELTRLKADKNLQRYKQDIEKLQKEISMLNLKSDSVKIAALRGGVDGSYASKLTEIKTSNSQQEYQTQTLYTSKIMNNNNPHGIGNCNGGGVGVKRERECVMCLSEEMSVVFLPCAHQVVCTTCNQLHEKQGMKECPSCRGAIHRRICVRYARS from the exons ATGGCCTCGGTTGTTGCAAAACCATGTAGTAATAGTAGTAGCAGTAGTTCCAGTCATGTATCAGCTGTTGCAATGGTGCAAGAAAATGGGAGTAGGAATAAGAGAAAGTTTAGAGCTGATCCACCACCTGTAACAGACCCAAGCAAAACAAGTTCTCCTTCGCACAGTGAATGCCTGGGTTATGAGTTCTCTGCTGAAAACTTCAATGGTTGTGACATGTGTAGCTTCAGCCATGAGAACACAGATCCTGTTGAACTCGATCTAGGGCTCTCTTGTTCAGTGTCAGTAGGAGGAACATGTGAGGGCGGGCGTAATCATAACATTAACAGAGCAGAAATAGAAGCAAGCGATGAATTCCATGATGCTGATTGGAGTGATCTGACGGAATCTCAGCTGGAAGAGCTTGTCTTAGCAAACCTGGACACGATTTTCAAGAGTGCCATTAATAAAATAGTTTCTTTCGGTTACACGAAAGAAGTTGCTACTAATGCTGTTTTGAGGTCTGGTCTTTGTTATGGGTGTAAAGATGCTGTGTCAAATATCGTGAACAACACTTTGGTTTTCCTTAGGAATGGGCAAGAAGTTGATTCATCAAGAGAGCATCAGTTTGAAGATCTACAACAGATGGAGAAGTACATATTGGCTGAACTTGTGTGTGTTGTTCGTGAAGTCAGGCCTTTCTTCAGTACAGGGGATGCAATGTGGTGCTTGTTGGTATCTGACATGAATGTCTCTCATGCTTGCACAATGGACAGCGAGTCTttaagtagtagtagtagtagtaatatGGTTGGTGATGTGTCTGATCCCAATTCCACACAAACACAGCCAAGAAAGGAAGTTAATAGCAGTGAAAGTCAGAACCCAAATCATTCTTCCCTTTGTCCCCATAAATCGGCTTCAGAACCTCAACCACCTGTAATGACCTCTTGTGGACATAATAATTCTAGCTTTAGCAGCCCACCAGTTAAACCAAAGACTCCCTTTGTTTTAAATAGATTTGCATCAGAGAAAGAGAACCATGTGAGTAAATGTAAATCCCAAAACCATGAAGAAAAGTTTGTGAGTGGTAGAAAGATTACTGGAATCAGTAAAAGAGAATCAATACTGAGACAAAAGTCTGTTCATTTGGAGAAAAGCTATCGTACATATGGCTCTAAAGGGTCTTCAAGAACAGGAAAACTCACGAATTTTGGTGGGTTGCTATTGGATAAAAAACTAAAATCCGTATCAGAATCTACAGGTATCAATCTCAAAAACCTGTCTTTGAAAATAAACAAGGGAGTGGCACCTCAACCTCAACGTTCAGATTTCAACACAGAGACTTGTGGTAATAGCAATCCTCCTACGTTACCAAAAACCCATAATAACCCTCCTGCATCTGCATCTGCATCTGCATCTGAAACTGAATTATCTCTTTCAAACCCACCAAAACAAAATGATGTTCATGTTTCTTCTAATCCTAGTTTTTCAGCCATCCCATATGACAAATGGATCTCACATGCTAAAAAAGATGAAACAATTATGAAACTGGTTCCAAGGGTACATGAGCTTCAGAACCAGTTACAGGAGTGGACAGAATGGGCGAATCAGAAGGTTATGCAAGCTGCACGCAGACTTGGTAAAGACAAAGCTGAGCTGAAAACACTTAAATTGGAGAAAGAAGAAGTGGAAAGGTTAAAAAAGGAAAAACAAACATTAGAGGAAAACACAATGAAGAAGCTTTCTGAAATGGAGAATGCTTTGTGTAAGGCGAGTGGGCAGGTGGAACGAGCTAATTCTGCTGTTCGTAGGCTGAAAGTTGAGAATTCCAATTTGAGACATGAGATGGAGGCTGCGAATTTAAGGGCTGCTGAGTCAGCTGCCAGCTGTGAAGAGGTGTCAAAAAGAGAGAAAAAGACGCTTATGCAGTTTCAGTCATGGGAGAAGCTAAAAAGCTTGATTCAGGAGGAGCTTATAGCCGAGAAACGCAAGTTCACACAGTTACAACAGGATCTTCAAGTAGCTAAACAACAGCAAGATCAACTTGAG AGCCGATGGAAACAGGAAGAGAAAGCAAAAGAAGAGTTGGTGAGAGAAGCGAATTCGTATAGAATAGGTAGGCTAGAGGCGGAATCTTCAGCCAAATTAAGAAACGAGTTAACAAGATTAAAAGCAGATAAAAATCTACAAAGATACAAACAAGATATCGAAAAGCTTCAAAAGGAAATCTCCATGTTGAATCTAAAATCCGATTCTGTAAAAATAGCTGCTTTAAGGGGTGGTGTTGATGGAAGCTACGCAAGTAAATTAACCGAAATCAAAACCTCAAATTCCCAACAAGAATACCAGACACAGACACTTTACACCTCCaaaataatgaataataataaccCCCATGGTATTGGTAATTGTAATGGTGGTGGAGTAGGGGTAAAACGGGAAAGGgaatgtgttatgtgtttgtcTGAGGAAATGTCGGTTGTGTTTCTGCCATGTGCGCATCAAGTTGTGTGTACGACTTGCAATCAACTTCATGAGAAACAAGGAATGAAAGAGTGTCCTTCGTGTAGAGGAGCTATACACAGGCGTATTTGTGTACGCTATGCTCGTTCTTGA
- the LOC111905238 gene encoding uncharacterized protein LOC111905238: protein MAMFLMMIGHNQRYVIIKRRFQQSKQTIHKFFYKVLEKMMLFAQDVIVPTSFNPNPNIPGHNRRLRRVFKGAVGALDGTLIHVVVPAKKQDLYRSRGKGDCYQNVLAICDFNMIFTFVVTGWEGVAHDSRILSEAVADPQASFPFPPLDKYYLCDAAYAHTRGFMAPYRNVRYWLEDFLQRRALTNKDKFNHGHAKLRNVIERAFGVLKARFPILKRMTPFPFVTQRNIAMACFTLHNYIRKEGLSDEYFARYDEPNVPFRNNNVAIDDDEDGIPTHGTAADHEYMTQLRDEIVDQLMHNID, encoded by the exons ATGGCTATGTTTTTGATGATGATCGGACATAATCAACGTTACGTGATTATCAAGCGGAGATTTCAACAATCGAAGCAAACaattcataaatttttttataaagtgTTGGAAAAAATGATGCTTTTCGCACAAGATGTTATAGTACCAACATCTTTTAATCCGAATCCAAACATTCCAGGACATAATAGGAGGCTACGAAGGGTTTTCAAAGGAGCAGTTGGTGCACTTgatggcactttgatacatgtTGTTGTCCCTGCTAAGAAACAAGACTTATATAGAAGTAGGGGAAAGGGAGATTGCTACCAAAACGTATTGGCAATTTGTGACTtcaatatgatttttacatttgttgtgaccgGGTGGGAAGGGGTAGCGCATGACTCTAGAATATTATCAGAAGCAGTAGCCGATCCACAAGCATCATTCCCGTTTCCACCACTAg acaaatattatctttgtgatgccgCGTATGCACACACTCGAGGATTTATGGCCCCTTATCGTAATGTGAGGTATTGGCTTGAAGATTTTCTTCAAAGACGTGCATTGACCAATAAAGACAAATTTAACCATGGACATGCAAAACTTCGGAATGTCATTGAGCGtgcttttggtgttttgaaagcaCGCTTCCCTATATTGAAGAGGATGACACCATTCCCGTTTGTGACACAAAGAAACATTGCCATGGCATGCTTCACGCTTCATAATTATATAAGGAAAGAAGGATTGAGTGATGAGTATTTCGCACGATACGATGAACCCAATGTCCCGTTTCGAAATAACAATGTGGccattgatgatgatgaagacggGATTCCAACACATGGTACTGCAGCAGACCATGAATATATGACTCAGTTACGGGATGAAATTGTTGATCAGTTGATGCACAATATAGATTGa